The following coding sequences are from one Ammospiza caudacuta isolate bAmmCau1 chromosome 10, bAmmCau1.pri, whole genome shotgun sequence window:
- the LOC131562199 gene encoding serine/threonine-protein kinase PAK 1-like: MAPEVVTGQPYGPKVDIWSFGIVGIEMIEQEPPYLGESSGTATYLIATVGTPQLRQPKLLSALLRDFLSCCLQTDEEQRWSAKELLQHPFVTSAKPPFILAQVINSVKKTNNPNPKL; this comes from the exons atggcgcctgaagtggtgacaggtcaaccatatggccccaaagtggacatatggtcttttggaattgtgggaattgaaatgatagaacaagaacctccttacttgggcgaaagttctggcacg gctacatacctgatagccacagtagggactccacagctgcggcagcccaagctcctctcggctttgctgcgtgacttcctgagctgctgcctgcagacagacgaggagcagcgctggtctgccaaggagctcctgcag catccatttgtaacttcagccaagccaccattcatcctggcacaagtcatcaactcagtgaagaagacgaataaccctaaccctaaactctaa